Proteins encoded by one window of Halorubrum ruber:
- a CDS encoding Glu/Leu/Phe/Val family dehydrogenase produces MADDPFENMLAQMDRAEEYADVDHGVFERLKHPERTLKVTLPVRLESGEVEVFEGYRCQFDSARGPFKGGVRFHPSVTQREVEALAGWMTWKTALVDLPYGGAKGGVICEPKELTDQDLERLTRRYTEGIRRMIGPETDVPAPDMNTNPQTMAWMMDTYSMYEGHSIPQVVTGKPLEIGGTPGRVEATGRGVSLVTERLFEYLDRDLSDASVAIQGFGNVGSNAARLLDDSGANVVATSDVSGAAYDPDGLDVAALGAHVDAGGLIEEYVAGEYRGNADGSSWDDPDAITNAELLTLDVDVLIPAAVEGVITADNVDDLRASAIVEAANGPTTVAADEVLTERDVQVVPDILANAGGVIVSYLEWVQNAQEFSWPLETVNAELERRIGTAFDETIEQYDTKDLPDLRTAAYTLALERTATAHEYRGLFP; encoded by the coding sequence ATGGCCGACGATCCGTTCGAGAACATGCTCGCCCAGATGGACCGCGCCGAGGAGTACGCAGACGTGGATCACGGGGTGTTCGAGCGGCTCAAACACCCGGAGCGCACGCTGAAGGTGACGCTCCCGGTCAGGTTAGAGTCCGGCGAGGTCGAGGTGTTCGAGGGGTACCGCTGCCAGTTCGACAGCGCCCGCGGCCCGTTCAAGGGCGGCGTCCGGTTCCACCCCTCGGTCACCCAGCGCGAGGTCGAGGCGCTCGCCGGGTGGATGACCTGGAAGACGGCGCTGGTCGATCTCCCCTACGGCGGCGCGAAGGGCGGCGTGATCTGCGAGCCGAAGGAGCTCACCGACCAGGACCTCGAACGGCTCACGCGGCGGTACACCGAGGGGATCCGCCGGATGATCGGCCCCGAGACCGACGTGCCGGCCCCGGACATGAACACGAACCCGCAGACGATGGCGTGGATGATGGACACCTACTCGATGTACGAGGGCCACTCCATCCCGCAGGTCGTCACGGGGAAACCGCTGGAGATCGGCGGGACGCCGGGCCGCGTGGAGGCGACCGGCCGCGGCGTCTCGCTCGTCACCGAGCGGCTCTTCGAGTACCTCGACCGCGACCTCTCCGACGCCTCCGTCGCGATCCAGGGGTTCGGGAACGTGGGGTCGAACGCGGCCCGGCTCCTCGACGACTCCGGCGCCAACGTGGTCGCCACCTCCGACGTGTCGGGGGCGGCGTACGACCCGGACGGCCTCGACGTGGCGGCGCTCGGCGCGCACGTCGACGCCGGCGGGCTGATCGAGGAGTACGTCGCGGGCGAGTACCGGGGGAACGCGGACGGCTCCAGCTGGGACGATCCGGACGCGATCACCAACGCGGAGCTGCTCACCCTCGACGTCGACGTACTCATCCCCGCCGCCGTCGAGGGCGTGATCACCGCCGACAACGTCGACGACCTCCGCGCGTCGGCTATCGTTGAGGCCGCGAACGGACCGACGACGGTCGCCGCCGACGAGGTCCTCACCGAGCGCGACGTCCAGGTCGTGCCCGACATCCTCGCGAACGCGGGCGGCGTCATCGTCTCGTACCTCGAGTGGGTCCAGAACGCCCAGGAGTTCTCGTGGCCGCTGGAGACGGTCAACGCCGAGCTGGAGCGCCGCATCGGCACCGCGTTCGACGAGACGATCGAGCAGTACGACACGAAGGACCTCCCCGACCTGCGGACCGCCGCGTACACCCTCGCCTTGGAGCGCACCGCGACGGCCCACGAGTACCGCGGGCTCTTCCCGTAG